In the Anguilla anguilla isolate fAngAng1 chromosome 7, fAngAng1.pri, whole genome shotgun sequence genome, one interval contains:
- the LOC118232384 gene encoding potassium voltage-gated channel subfamily A member 1-like, translating into MTVVAGDNMDETSALPGNPLDTYFPYHEDHECCERVVINIAGLRFETQLKTLAQFPETLLGNPKKRMQYFDPLRNEYFFDRNRPSFDAILYYYQSGGRLRRPVNVPLDMFSEEIKFYELGVEAMERFREDEGFIREEERPLPEKEFQRQMWLLFEHPESSGPARGIAIVSVMVILISIVIFCLETLPGLKQDPAGHLEVMGNTTFYYKPNILTDPFFIVETLCIIWFSFELIVRFFACPSKAAFFKNVMNTIDVVAIIPYFITLGTELADDQEGKEVKGEQATSLAILRVIRLVRVFRIFKLSRHSKGLQILGQTLKASMRELGLLIFFLFIGVILFSSAIFFAEAEESGSHFTSIPDAFWWAVVSMTTVGYGDMYPVTIGGKIVGSLCAIAGVLTIALPVPVIVSNFNYFYHRETEGEEQAQLLNVSTPNIASDSNSSRRSSSTVSKSEYMEIDEDINNSIDNIREANLKTGNCIVANQNCVNKSKLLTDV; encoded by the coding sequence ATGACTGTAGTGGCCGGAGATAACATGGACGAGACCTCGGCTCTGCCCGGGAACCCGCTGGACACGTACTTCCCTTACCACGAAGACCACGAATGTTGTGAGCGAGTGGTCATCAACATAGCCGGGCTTCGCTTCGAGACTCAACTGAAAACCCTGGCGCAGTTCCCCGAGACTCTGCTGGGCAATCCCAAGAAAAGGATGCAGTACTTCGACCCACTGAGAAATGAGTACTTCTTTGACAGAAATCGTCCGAGTTTCGATGCCATTCTCTACTACTACCAGTCCGGTGGCAGGTTGAGAAGACCGGTAAACGTACCTCTGGATATGTTCTCGGAAGAGATCAAATTTTACGAGCTCGGGGTGGAAGCGATGGAAAGATTCCGTGAGGACGAGGGGTTCATACGAGAGGAAGAGCGTCCTTTGCCCGAAAAAGAATTCCAACGCCAGATGTGGCTTTTGTTTGAGCACCCAGAAAGTTCAGGGCCCGCCAGGGGAATTGCTATAGTGTCCGTCATGGTCATATTGATTTCAATTGTCATATTTTGCTTGGAGACCTTGCCCGGACTGAAACAAGACCCCGCGGGGCATCTGGAAGTCATGGGGAACACTACCTTCTACTATAAACCAAATATATTGACAGACCCGTTCTTTATTGTGGAGACCCTCTGTATCATCTGGTTCTCGTTTGAGTTGATAGTGCGTTTTTTCGCCTGCCCGAGTAAGGCGGCTTTCTTTAAGAACGTGATGAACACTATCGACGTAGTGGCCATCATTCCCTATTTTATCACTCTGGGGACAGAGCTCGCGGATGATCAAGAAGGCAAAGAGGTCAAAGGAGAGCAGGCGACGTCCTTGGCTATCCTCAGGGTAATCCGTCTGGTTAGGGTATTCAGAATATTCAAGCTTTCACGGCACTCGAAGGGTCTGCAGATTTTAGGGCAGACCCTTAAAGCCAGCATGCGCGAGCTGGGACTactcatttttttcctcttcatagGCGTCATCCTGTTCTCCAGCGCCATTTTCTTCGCCGAAGCCGAGGAGAGCGGGTCTCACTTCACCAGCATCCCGGACGCGTTCTGGTGGGCTGTGGTATCCATGACAACCGTAGGCTACGGGGACATGTACCCAGTGACGATAGGGGGCAAGATCGTGGGATCCCTGTGCGCCATTGCCGGCGTGTTGACGATTGCGCTTCCGGTACCTGTCATCGTCTCTAACTTTAATTACTTCTACCACAGGGAGACCGAAGGGGAGGAGCAGGCTCAGCTTTTAAATGTCAGCACCCCGAACATCGCATCTGACTCCAACTCAAGCCGCCGCAGTTCTTCTACCGTCAGCAAGTCAGAATATATGGAGATTGACGAGGAcataaataacagcattgacaATATAAGAGAGGCAAACCTCAAAACTGGGAACTGCATCGTAGCCAACCAAAATTGTGTTAACAAAAGCAAGCTGCTAACTGACGTTTAG